The following are encoded in a window of Thermococcus sp. M39 genomic DNA:
- a CDS encoding peptidylprolyl isomerase, whose amino-acid sequence MLMKVAKGDVVRLHYIGKVKETGEIFDTTYEEVAKEAGIYSEKGIYGPVPIAIGAGHVLRGLDEQLEGLEVGKKYIIEVPPEKAFGRRDPKLIKTFTLGQFRRQGIMPFPGLEVEIETESGKKLKGRVLSVSSGRVRVDFNHPLAGKTIVYEVEIVEKIEDPIEKVKALIELRLPMVDLSKVKIEVGEKDVKVDFSDVDIDRNTLILGEIILESDLRFIGYEQVEFKPTIDELLKPPELKVEEEVKKAEEEAKAETKEEITEESKEGEVEESEEKKTEEGRNPEEGKAETEKETNKNQ is encoded by the coding sequence ATGCTCATGAAAGTGGCAAAGGGAGATGTTGTAAGACTTCATTACATTGGAAAGGTCAAAGAAACTGGAGAAATCTTTGACACAACCTATGAGGAAGTTGCAAAGGAAGCTGGAATTTACAGTGAGAAAGGAATTTACGGCCCGGTGCCAATTGCAATCGGTGCTGGTCATGTTCTCAGAGGGCTTGATGAACAGCTTGAAGGGCTTGAGGTTGGGAAGAAATACATAATTGAAGTTCCTCCAGAGAAGGCATTTGGAAGGAGAGATCCTAAGCTCATCAAGACATTTACCCTTGGTCAGTTTAGAAGACAAGGAATCATGCCATTCCCAGGGTTAGAAGTCGAGATAGAGACTGAAAGTGGAAAGAAGCTTAAGGGTAGAGTTCTGAGTGTTTCAAGCGGAAGGGTTAGGGTTGATTTCAACCACCCGCTGGCTGGAAAGACCATAGTGTATGAGGTGGAAATTGTAGAGAAGATTGAAGATCCAATTGAAAAGGTCAAGGCCCTAATTGAGCTCAGACTCCCAATGGTGGACTTGAGCAAAGTTAAAATTGAGGTCGGAGAGAAGGATGTTAAAGTCGACTTTAGCGACGTTGACATTGACAGAAATACACTCATTCTCGGAGAAATCATCTTGGAGAGCGACCTCAGATTCATTGGCTATGAGCAGGTTGAGTTTAAGCCTACGATTGATGAGCTTTTGAAGCCTCCGGAACTTAAAGTTGAAGAAGAGGTAAAGAAAGCTGAGGAAGAGGCTAAAGCCGAGACCAAAGAAGAGATTACCGAGGAATCTAAAGAAGGTGAAGTTGAAGAGTCTGAAGAAAAGAAAACTGAAGAAGGCAGAAATCCTGAAGAGGGGAAAGCAGAAACTGAAAAAGAAACCAATAAAAACCAATGA